In Oncorhynchus kisutch isolate 150728-3 linkage group LG5, Okis_V2, whole genome shotgun sequence, a genomic segment contains:
- the si:dkey-245f22.3 gene encoding uncharacterized protein si:dkey-245f22.3, producing MTDAMDGKLESGDVNKKRSELCYVIDDLSAQHAPNGLDHTGLSHSETPIGENSEFHHQNIHITLPTDDMSDAQQWSVAKSQPQLTSPQLTPTKHCPPCQMRQPSTSISKSSHKTSAAQILQVEGDGLCASIILACLFCQPWDCLLATGKGCHVCASSLCSSLCSTVCCCEPDSLEPLLDTSHHCGCGGCLDAHCCLCGGPGFECCVCATCIHATECLDLGMEISQMLFH from the exons ATGACGGATGCCATGGATGGGAAACTTGAGTCTGGAGATGTGAATAAAAAGAGATCAGAGTTGTGCTATGTAATAGATGACCTAAGTGCACAACATGCTCCTAATGGATTGGACCACACAG GTCTGTCACATTCAGAAACTCCTATTGGTGAGAATTCTGAATTTCATCACCAGAACATCCATATAACCTTACCAACAGACGACATGAGTGACGCACAACAATGGTCGGTGGCAAAATCGCAACCACAGCTTACTTCCCCACAGTTGACCCCCACAAAGCATTGCCCACCATGCCAAATGAGACAGCCATCCACTTCAATCAGCAAGAGCAGCCACAAAACTTCTGCTGCACAGATCCTCCAAGTGGAAGGAGATG GCCTGTGTGCCTCCATCATCTTGGCATGTCTGTTCTGCCAGCCTTGGGACTGTTTACTGGCCACGGGGAAAGGATGCCATGTCTGTGCCTCGTCCCTGTGCTCTTCCCTATGCTCCACAGTGTGCTGCTGTGAGCCTGATTCCCTGGAGCCTCTGTTGGACACGTCCCATCACTGTGGCTGCGGTGGGTGTCTGGATGCCCACTGTTGCCTGTGTGGAGGTCCAGGATTTGAGTGCTGTGTCTGTGCCACATGCATACATGCCACAGAGTGTCTGGATCTAGGCATGGAGATCTCACAAATGCTCTTCCACTAA